From the genome of Winogradskyella forsetii, one region includes:
- the lepA gene encoding translation elongation factor 4, with translation MKNIRNFCIIAHIDHGKSTLADRLLDVTGSVTAREQQAQLLDSMDLERERGITIKSHAIQMDYELDGEKYVLNLIDTPGHVDFSYEVSRSIAACEGALLIVDAAQSIQAQTISNLYLALENDLEIIPVLNKVDLPSANPEEVTDDIVDLLGCDPEEVIHASGKTGFGVENILKAIIERIPAPKGNVDAPLQALIFDSVYNTFRGIETYFRVFDGEIKKGQKIKFVATDKEYYADEVGTLKLTQVAKQSVKAGDVGYLITGIKTAKEVKVGDTITDFANPTTNIVEGFEDVKPMVFAGIYPVDTEDYEELRNSMEKLQLNDASLVFQPESSAALGFGFRCGFLGMLHMEIIQERLEREFDMTVITTVPNVSYHAYTNKNPEVPFIVNNPSDLPEPTTVNRVEEPYIKATIITKSDFVGNVMSLCIEKRGMIVNQTYLTTERVELIFEMPLAEIVFDFYDRLKTVSKGYASFDYSPIGMKVSKLVRLDVLLNAQPVDALSALIHADNAHHIGKKMCEKLKELIPRQQFDIPIQAAIGAKIIARETVKALRKDVTAKCYGGDISRKRKLLEKQKKGKKRMRQVGNVEIPQQAFMAVLKLND, from the coding sequence ATGAAGAACATACGTAACTTTTGCATTATTGCACATATAGACCACGGAAAAAGTACCTTAGCCGATCGCTTACTCGATGTAACGGGTTCGGTAACGGCTCGCGAGCAACAAGCCCAGCTTTTAGACAGTATGGACTTGGAGCGTGAACGTGGTATTACCATTAAATCGCACGCCATACAGATGGATTATGAATTGGATGGCGAAAAATATGTACTTAACCTTATCGATACACCAGGTCATGTTGATTTCTCTTATGAAGTTTCCCGTTCTATTGCGGCTTGTGAAGGTGCTTTGTTAATCGTTGATGCTGCGCAGAGTATCCAAGCACAGACCATTTCTAACCTATACTTGGCTTTAGAGAATGATCTGGAAATTATTCCGGTGTTGAATAAAGTGGATTTACCTAGTGCAAATCCGGAAGAAGTTACGGATGATATCGTAGATCTTTTAGGATGTGACCCAGAAGAAGTTATTCATGCTAGTGGAAAAACGGGTTTTGGTGTCGAAAATATTTTAAAAGCTATAATTGAACGCATTCCTGCACCAAAAGGTAATGTCGATGCACCTTTACAAGCCTTGATTTTCGATTCGGTTTACAATACATTTAGAGGTATTGAAACCTATTTCAGAGTTTTTGATGGTGAAATTAAAAAAGGACAAAAAATAAAATTCGTTGCGACAGATAAAGAATATTATGCCGATGAAGTTGGGACTTTAAAACTAACTCAGGTTGCAAAACAAAGTGTAAAAGCGGGTGATGTTGGGTATCTGATCACAGGCATAAAAACCGCCAAAGAAGTTAAAGTTGGAGATACAATTACCGATTTTGCCAACCCAACTACTAATATTGTTGAAGGTTTTGAAGATGTAAAACCAATGGTTTTTGCAGGAATTTATCCCGTTGATACCGAGGATTACGAAGAGTTGAGAAACTCTATGGAAAAATTACAACTAAATGATGCTTCATTAGTCTTTCAACCCGAAAGCTCTGCAGCTTTAGGTTTTGGTTTCCGTTGTGGGTTTTTAGGCATGTTACACATGGAAATCATCCAAGAACGTTTAGAGCGCGAGTTTGATATGACGGTAATTACAACAGTACCGAACGTATCGTATCACGCCTACACCAATAAAAATCCAGAAGTTCCTTTTATAGTTAATAATCCAAGTGATCTACCTGAACCAACCACAGTAAATCGTGTTGAAGAACCCTACATAAAAGCGACCATTATCACGAAGTCTGATTTTGTTGGCAATGTCATGAGTTTGTGTATCGAAAAACGAGGTATGATCGTTAACCAAACTTATTTGACTACCGAACGCGTGGAGTTGATATTTGAAATGCCATTGGCTGAAATTGTTTTCGATTTTTACGACCGTTTAAAAACGGTTTCTAAAGGTTATGCGTCTTTCGATTATTCGCCTATAGGTATGAAGGTATCTAAATTGGTACGATTAGATGTTTTATTAAATGCACAACCTGTTGATGCGCTTTCTGCGTTGATTCATGCTGATAATGCACATCATATTGGTAAAAAGATGTGCGAAAAGTTGAAGGAATTAATACCAAGACAACAATTTGATATTCCTATACAAGCTGCTATTGGCGCTAAAATCATTGCTAGGGAAACGGTCAAGGCGCTCCGAAAAGATGTAACGGCTAAATGTTATGGTGGTGATATTTCCCGTAAACGTAAGTTATTGGAAAAGCAGAAAAAAGGTAAGAAGCGTATGCGCCAAGTGGGTAATGTAGAAATACCGCAGCAAGCTTTTATGGCGGTTTTGAAGTTGAACGACTAA